A window of Daphnia pulicaria isolate SC F1-1A chromosome 4, SC_F0-13Bv2, whole genome shotgun sequence genomic DNA:
ATAACAAGAAATCGAAGGACAAAGACAGTCGGTCTGGTCGTATTCGATATTTTGTTTGCCGAGGGTCAACATCATCAGATGGAAACAAAAGGAGCTGCTCTCTGCTGCTCCTCTATATACCTATATACGTTATATGTGTGGATATTATAATACAATGTCTTTATATTATACCGACAATCATCGGGGTTTGAAGGGGAGGGGACACGCTGGATCAACATTGATACAGTCGCAAGTGCGCAGagtgcacagcagcagcagcactggcCCGCGTCCTTTTATGTAATAACATTCCAGTCTGCTGCGTTATAGACTCTGCTTCTGTCTAAACTGACTCGAGATATAATACCATAAGACGCTAGTATATGCTATATTCAACGCTGGCCAACCAGGAGCGGGAGAAACATTTCGGTGGATCGCCAACCACAGCACCCAAGGTCTATAATAGCATAACAACACCGTCAgacactttttcttctctgcaGCAGCGGCGGGCATTGGATTATTTGATGGATGACACAATCAATGGCcgaataagagagaaaaaggtgaCGATGGATTACTTATTTCTATACAGGCTGGAGCGGAGAATTGCGTGCCGACTCCGCACTTctatattttttggtttgcaTCTAACGCAATTTAATATGTGCTGTGGGTTTTATATAAGTATATAGAAGATTTGACTTGTTTTTCTATCGAGCACTTATAGCTCGGCTCTTTTGAACGCAATCAAAGCCGAGTGCTTTCCCCTGTCTAAATAAATACATACGCAGAAATATCTATCGTGTGCAAGTGGGCCATATTCTTATAATGTCCGATGGCCATTCAATCGTTTAGAAAAGACGACACTGAGAGGGATAGAATAAGTGATATAAATTACATTAACTCTATTAATATAAAGCTGTATTATCGTTTCTCTATATTTAATAGAAGAAGATCTCTTCTATATGTAATAGCTCGACGGGTTATATATTTTGAAGAGCTGGGCGAGTCCAGCAAACACAGGACCACCCCCGTGACGACGGGGGAAATTGAATTGGATTGGCGCTTCTGTTGCAGTCGTGTGCTGTCGTGATGGACGAGCCTCTGTACAAAAGTGTACAGGCATAACTCTGATGCTGGTGCAAAAGCGGTGCCCAGCAGGCCGTCTCATAACATAAATatgtacacagcagcagcagcagacgcgaTGAGCGGCCGGCACGCTCTATATATATGTGATGTGCGCTGGCctatataataatacaagATGACCCCATAATAACATCCAGACACGACTGATAGgccataacaataaaaaaaagagagcccACAGGCTCCGACCACTTTGGACCTTTTCCACGGCCCGCCATCaacaaatataataataattcatcactcatatattattattatattatataagaaaagcCGCCAAAAAAGAGTGTCCGGCTGCAAACGCTTTTGCGGTGCGTGATGTCGCCCGCGCCTATGAAATTGATATAAAATAACCGCCAAAAGATTTAAGCGCTCGGCTGTGACATTTTGCGCTATATACAGCGAGAAAGAGTGAACGACGGCGACTATATCCGCTAAATGTTGTTTGTGTTGTTGAGGCGCCCAGCAAAAGGACTGGAGAGAGCGGGAGGGACGGCGGCAATTTACCATGTCATAAAATCCCAGGTTTTATTATATCTCTGCCCTGGTATAGGAtataataggaaaaaaaagaagaaaaaagagcgcTAAGAACATATATATCTCCTTTACAAAAGCTCTATacatcctttttcttctttgctgctgcccttttgtgtgtgtatatatctcCGCGAcaggttatatatatatatatatatatttctgcaACAGCAACAGAGCCCGGGGGAGGCAAACACACTTGATGTAATTGTATTATATagctctcacacacacacagagagaactTGTGTGCATGGATGCGGACTGACGATGCTGTGGCGTCATTGCTGCGCTTATAGCTCCGCCGCCATATTTATATAACATCCCCAAAGTGGACAATAATGATCTTGTGAGAAATTGATatcaattccttttttctttttttttttaaagatttaatCATGCATGTATTTCGGGTCAACGCCCCATTCATCTCCTATatatattcttattatttatttattccgtTTGGTCCGCCAAAGGTCTGTCGTCATATggcctctcctttttttaatgtttaataTATAGTAGAATAGATTTGATATTCAAATATGCATTTTCTGCGCGCCGCGGTTTGTTTGATAAATTATTCCCTTTCATGTGGTGCGGTTTATTTTATCACCACAGAAGGTttctcaaatataaaaaatatatacagcAGAGGGGAATATTATATACAGCGAAAGTAAACTTTGATAGAGAGAATTCTGTCGAGACTTTAAATGTTAGGtgtgcatatatatatatatatggctTTTATAGATTTCCATGGAGATTGAAAGGGCGCGGGCGGAGAGTAGCTCAAAGAAATCTCAAATAGTTTCAAGTCCCTGGTGCATGTGTGCGCGCTTGTGCTGGAGGTCGAGTCTGGTGCGATGAAAAGGGCGGCTCACCCTCATTTGATAGTCAGCTttgatatatataaaaaaacgaagaaaatcaagaaaatactGTATAAGAAAATCCTGATGCCCATTCAGAATCAGCTCTCTATTCATCAGCAGCcgtatataggctatatagaAGTTTCCacgaaaaaatgcaatagccAACTTCAAAGTTAACatttatagaaaaagaaatgattgtaTAAAGGCCTACACTATAACAGCCATTTTCTCCATCAGTCGTAGGTCTTCAACTTGATATAACAACGCCCTATACACACTGCGCGCTCAGTAGCTGAATATATAGTCAAACGAACCTGTTGAATTATAACATTTTTCGATCTCTATatgtacaaaagaaaaagaaaaagaaaaactgctgTTTGATCAAAGTTCTCACATTCGCTCGAATCGTGAAAgcgaaaaagaagataaaagaaattgataCATCCGTGATGCGATTATGATGTCTATGCAGCCTGCATGGTAAAGTAGGATCTAGCTCGATATATCCCACTCGCGTCTGTATATACTATAGTCCGTATTATAGTCCTAAgataggcagcagcagcagccagccagcagctatAGCCGAGGAAAAGTTGATcaaatcagagagagagagagagagttataTAGAGGCGCatataactttttctttttcctatttccaGCGCCTATCATACTCTATCAAACTCAGGCCCGGAAGGTTTTCTGCTGTGTGGCAAAACTACAAACGCTCAAAGTTTTCACTAATGagcgcgaagaagaagaagaagatgaaaagcgATGAGTTTTGAGCTGATGCGGCATAATATAACTGGGCGTATAATTagcggaaaaagagaaaggagcTAGAGATGAGAGAAGAGTTGCATATAACTTCCCTTGGAACGTGTTGCAAATCAAATACAGCTTATATTTGCAATTAGACAAGTGATGGAGACACTTGAAACCGCTtttatatgtatgtatatccTTTCCAGTCACGTTCGcaacaaaaattgttattatttcaaattccccgccaaaaaaaaataaccaaaattttcaaaaaaacaaaatggagagACGCACTCTTATATTTCGGAGGGAATTATTATACGCCACTCCAGCTGTCAGACACTTATCATGAcgatgcccccccccctcttcctCTTTCTCTTTGCTCTTTAGATGTTGGGCTTGCGAATGAATCATTTATTTAGACTATATCACGTAGAGCCCAGCGGCAAACAAAGGATACACGCGCAACTCACGAAAATGAGAGAGTTTCGGCCGCCTGATGAAATACAACTGCGCTTGTATACATCCCCCGAGGCGAGTCGAATGAAATTCAGTTTGATGCTGGCACTCAATTCCTCAGTTATTATATAATCAACGTtgggaaaatttaaataatttgggGGAATGAAtagttaattattattttaatttaattatttttttataagacgCAAGGAACGTACggtgcaataataataatccacaGTGAAACTCGTTATAGATTGAGCCTGAATTTAATTAACGAGGGTCGTTGATGATGGCTGCAACAGCGCACATCGTTTCAGCCTTATTCCTCGGAGCGTGATGAAGCTATAGGCGTCACGTCAAATAACATATTTCGCGCGCCCCGAAATTAATTAGAATcggttcagcagcagcagcacgtcaTTTTGTGTCAACCGTTTTAACAATTTCGTTTCACCCGATGTATGTCTATAGCGTGAACTGAATCCACTCCCTTTTCTGGcccgaaaaatataaaaataaaaccctgctgtgctgctgctctgcCCGTTTATTATGTGCTATTACATCTACAGATAGGAAGAGATATTCCGGCAGCGTTCGGGCGAATGCAATAAAGCTATAGGGAGCGGCAGCCAGCCAACAAGAGTTCGTGGCCTGCATCTCTAGATCGCGTAATGTCTTCCATGCAAGATAGTTTCCTATAGACTTTCTATCGTTGGAAACATTTGTTACCATGCGAAAAACGCGGGACTGCTGATGATGTAATCCTCCCAGAAAAGGGGGCCACTGGGTACGTTGCTTAAGTGTTTAAGGTCAGAGCCAAAACGCGTGTCACACACAAAACATTCAATCACTTTCCGCTTGACGATTTTGGTCAGCACCCTAGTGTCGAATTGATGAATCTCGTGTAAtttattaaacaaaattttgaggTTAAAAATATGTTTAAGTTTTATATACGTATAGCAGGGGATTTGTGATAGGTTTAATTTCCGtcgtgaattgaatttttgagcCCGTCAGTTCGAATGTGAAAGAGCTGCTTCGAAAGCccatttgattcgtttttcacAGCAATGGCGACATGCAGACGACAGAAGTTGTCCGACCATGCTTTTTGCTGTTAAGAGTCTGGAAATGTGTTTGAAGAAAGACTATTTGAGATGCATATAACAGGTTGTATTATGTTCCATTTCCAAAAAATCTCGAGCTATACTACTACTTTTGACAAAAGATCTGATTCAATATGTTTCACTCTCTCATgtgcactttttttttcttttcgtgaatCTAAtctttttattctgttttttttctctttgtgtgtatgtgtgaatACCAGGACCTGAAAAACCAGATTCTCACTACCAACGTTTGGGTGGAACATGTGAGTATAAAATGCATTTTCTACATTCTTATTCCACTCTGGACATCCCTATCTGATATGGGCTGCCCTATCTGATATCGTGTTTCCATTTCATCTGCTGGGAAGGGTGGATACCGTTTTCTGTTGTTGCAACGTAGGCAAGGAGTGGGAGATGGTTTTATTGTTGTCGGTTGCATCTGAATGTGTGATGCAGTACAGTCTGCGCAGCAACTGGCATCAAAACAGAAAGGTATACACATCCAGATAAAGGGTAGAAATAGTATAGGAAAACAGACTTTAGCcaagtgtgtgtatatatacatactcTACAACCCAGCAATGAGATTGCCCAGGCTCCAGTGTCCGTTTCTTGGTGAAATATTCAAGGCAAGTCTAAATGTATAAGCGTAGAGGACCAGTTTATGTAGAGGAGAAAGAACAGAAAATGggtaggagaaaaaaaatggagtaAAGAAGGCGGGGATATGTTATTATAACTCGGGGAAAGCGGGGgaaagagatagaaaaatGCGTCCGTTTCCTCCATCTCCTTGCATGTATATTTTCTCCTTCCATCCCTTCTTACATTTTTATATTCGTTTGCCCATCCCAAGCCACGGCCCTTGTTATTTcccagaaataaaaatgagacgTAGACTGTTGTTGTCAAGCGGTGGAACAatccaagagagagaaacgtaTTATACAAAACGCGAAATATAAATACAGCCTACGTCTTTatatctcctctctctctccccccttttagacgataaaacaaaacatgcaCACAACAGCCAGTcactctatacacacacagtacATCCAAGCTTGTAGATATATATTCAGAACCAGAGGGCATTGATAAATCAAGACGATCCGGATGAAGTAAATTCCCGATGGAAAAACGAACCAGAtacggagagaaaaaaaaagaataatgatGTCAAGTCAACacgcacaaaagaaagaaaagaaatgtggaGCTAGCCAAAACGAAACTTATTCGGAAACGATATTTGCCATATCAATTTGTAAACAAACGTTGCGGtctggcctctctctctctctctctagcttgttttgtttgctcTGTATAAtctccaaaagttttccccCCTCTGAAAGAGCTTTATTAGAGATGTTCAGTCCTACGTCATCatcgacgagagagagagaaaatggctgGAAGCGTGAGTGCGTAGGCAGCGGCTGCTGGTCTAGCGAGAGAGTATAGAGTTCTTGTTTTGATTAGATTACGCCCCGTCGAGTTGGTGGGAgttccatttttaattttcccggTCTCTCGCCTTTTCTAAATAGCCTAGTTAACGTCGTACTTGATTAAGTTATGAGAGGCTGCCAGCATAGGTCTCGTCATCACCAACCGAGAAAGAATATTCAGGCGGATCGATACAAATTTCAACGTTTCTCGTCTTGGACTTGGTAGGAACTGAATGGCGAAAAACGGGGGGAAGCTAGGCTCCTAGACTTGCTCCTTGTTTCTTAATATAATACGCAACACCAGGAGCGGTGGTGGCAGCAGCAGGACCGAGTGCCGTTACattttcatctctctctctcggcgtATAGGAGTAATACAGTCAATATGTATTAAAAGAGCTCGTTGCCTATAGTACGTCTGTACAGTTGTgtagctgcagcagcagcagctgctgctttAGTCTCTTACCCAGAAGGCAGCCCGGCAGGATCCAATTGGGATCAATAATGGCAGAGTGCTGCCGCCGtgctgaagaaaagaaaatttctattGGGGCCGccagtttgtttttatttgtgcaTAAAACACCCACCCACACACACGCGCGCGTTTTCATATGTGTGCGTGTTTTGTGTCTAGGCATCGCGAGAGATTCACCCCGCACTTTGTTTATGTGTTTCCCTTAGAAAAATGgagaacattttttatttcgagatcaaatattttttgggggggctaTAACGGATGGATCCCGTCAGCTCCGGCCGACTGTTATACGACTCGGACAGCCTTAGAAATGTATaaaaggaggggggaaatGTGATTGATATTCAACTCGAAAttttatgtgttttttttttgttcatttcaattgatttattattttcacttGGAAAAGGATTGGATGGATTCGAAACTGAATTGGGAACCGGACGAGTACGGCGGCGTGGAGCAGCTCATCGTCCCCTCGGAGCTCCTCTGGCTGCCAGACATTCTCCTCTACAACAAGTAAATGACAAAGAAGAATTTGACACATTGTTTACGACGCTATAGCTCTTAACATTTGACACCACATACCAGTCATTGAAAAATAACGTGTTTAGGAGTAGTAAGCGACATGCCATTAATcccgtcaattttttttctccttccgtTTGATTCGATTGATTATAGCGCCGATGGGGAGTACGTCGTGACTACAATGACCAAAGCCATCCTGCACTACGACGGCCACGTCAAATGGTACCAGCAAAAACTTATTTGATAACTCTCGAACGGGAGATTTGAATTGCCTAAATTAACTTAATtctcccccttttcttcctacGCAGGAATCCCCCGGCCATTTTCAAATCGTATTGCGAAATCGACGTCGAGTGGTTCCCCTTCGACACGCAGACGTGCTTCTTGAAGTTTGGTCCGTGGTCTCACAATGGCCTTCAGGTAAATTtaccaaaaaataacaaaggGAAACTTTTTTAAGAAACTacaattcaattgtttttttggggggaaataaCCGCGCGTCAATTCAAACGAAGTTTAGAACCTTCACAACTTTTTTGGGACACGGTGGGGGAGTCACGTCAAATGCTCTGGTTAATTGTTAGCCTTTCATTGCGGACGTGCGACGccccaattttttgtttattctgcGAGTCGGAGAAAGATGTTGGATGTGTTAGACATTGCGGGGTCGACGTCTGGAAGGTCGGAAGAGGGAAATGAAAGGAGTTAGTTTTCCCAACATGGGAAGAGGAGGGAGAAAGGGGGCGGTGTGTTGAATAGAGCAGCTAATGGGCCGGCTGCCACCAGGGAAATGATCGttacacagagagaaaagaaaagaagaaaaaaaagagccttTTGCAACATTTCCAGTCTAGCGCCGAGCTCTGGGAAGTTCTCTATTACCCGAAGGGAAATGGCGTTCCTTCGCCCGTCTAGGCCTCTCTATCTCATCTATCTCATTCTAATCTACTGTGTGCTAggctagtagtagtagtcgaaGAAGAACTAGTACTACTATACAAGGGATgacggttcttttttttttttttttaataccaaGTTGCCCGCCATGTatagccgccgccgccgcttgcCCTTTTCTTTTGGCAAATCTACACTTCCGCTTTTGCCTTTCCTCCATCCATTCCGTCTTCATCTTATTACCAGCGcacatctctctcttcttttcctttttttatccctACGTATTattcaagaatgaaaagaTTCCTTTGATTCATCTGCCCCCTCCCTCCTTCCAATGTTATGTCcttgtttcctttttatcCTTTTATTTTGCTGCTGGATGCCGACTCTCTTCTTTTACATGGCTGTCAGTTCTGATGGATCCGACTTGGCTGCCGGCCCGATAATAACAACATGGCAAAACCCACTCACTGTGCAACCTTGGTCgccttttgttttgatttcttttaataaTAAGAGGAAAACTAAGAGTTACTTTTTTAGTTGTCTGCTGTATACTGCGGAGAGGTGGGCGGATGCCGAAACAAGACtaaaaatgatggcaactaacgagttttaacattttcttattcttttctcttttcttttctggggtGTGGCCAATGGCTGTGCTGGCCTCCTCCTATATAATATACATCTCAGATGGATTTGAGACACATCAACTCATCGGACAATCTGGTCGAGATTGGCATCAACTTGAAGGACTATTACCCAAGCGTTGAATGGGACATAATCAGCGTGCCGGCCGAACGCCATGAGAAGTTTTACGAGTGCTGCCCCAACGAGTTCTACCCTggtgagtttcttcttttcagctCTCCTTTTCCTATGATATTCTAGCGCGCCCTCCTTACCAGCactggaaaaatgaaacaaaagccgaaaaataaaaaaataaaaggaaataaacGTGGAAAAAAATCgggagagaggagagaagaaaagaaatatccgGATGGAGAGGATGCTGTCTGTACGTGTGTACTCGTATAGAAACGATCCGTCAAGATCACACgagcgtgcgtgtgtgtgtttttcatgTCCATCCGCTTTTTTTCTCGGGTGGGCCGGGGGTATGGCGTTCGTGTCTCTTTTTTAAACGCTCCTGATCCCCATCAACTTTGAGTGCTTCACTGTCTTTGACAGTTGACGAATGAGACTGGGactctttattttgtttgggaTCCTTCCGGCCATGGTTTTTCTATATATACTGTGTGgtgaattaaatattttattatttggttgtttttgttgcagACATCTTTTTCAACATGACCCTGCGACGGAAAACTCTGTTCTACACGGTCAACCTGATCATCCCCTGCGTGGGCATTTCCTGCCTCTCGATTTTGGTGTTTTACCTTCCGGCCGATTCCGGCGAGAAGGTGGCCCTGTGCATTTCCATCCTCCTCTCGCAGACCATGTTCTTCTTGCTCATTTCGGAGATCATCCCGTCCACGTCGCTGGCCGTCCCCTTGCTCGGCAAATACTTGCTCTTCACCATGTTCCTGGTCGGCCTCTCTGTCCTCATCACCATCGTCATCCTCAACATGCACTACCGCAAGCCTTCCACCCACAAAATGGCGCCGTGGGTCCGGCGAATCTTCATCCACCGGCTGCCAAAGATCCTCCTGATGCGGGTCCCCAAACGGGTCAACGAGGAAGTCGAGGAACGCATGAAGGTCAGCTCCCAAATccaattgtttttctctctctctcttttagtcCCGTTATATTTTGAACACAAATATCTGTCGAATGTCGTCGACCGAATTCGCATacatcttttttcgcctttcctttttttacttcttccgGGTAACATAAAACCCACTCTAAGCACTTGGCCAGTTGTCCAATggtggtggggtggggtggggtatAGGTTTTCTAGGGCACGTTGACGACCGCCCGGCGACGTGACATGAATAAATCAGCCGCCCTATGTAGTAGTATGCAGTCAAGCGAAGCAAACCGAATATAgtatgtgtgtgctgtgtcgcCTTTCgaacgaaaggaaaaaaattgcacgactctttttttttactcccgtGCATGTCTGGCTCgtctctatattttttttatccgttCGGTATCTCGAAGAGAAATGATGTGGGCCGACAATAAGAGCGAAAGGCGTCGCTAAATTATTCGGTCGTGGATGGATGGAGTCGATGGTGGGCTATATATATGTGCGGGGAGGGAGGGGGACGATGACTAGCAGCAGGAATCGCAATATATGCGCATCAAATGAAGCGCGAAATGACAAGCAATATCTTTCTCTTGCATGGGCTTTTGGCGGTGTGTATATATCGTCATTCATCCGAATTGGGGCTcgcgctccttttttttttattattttcttttttttaactctccATCGCCTTTTTTCCCTCCCGGGCCGACTTATATTGttcttatatttatttatatagagAAGAGATGCAGTAGAGATAGACGTCAGTCGATGCGGCAGGATAGACGAGGATCGGTATATATATTGGCCTCCTTTTTGATAGAGAGAACGGTCCCTTCCGCTTATCACATCCATCGGCTGTTGTTGAGGAAAAACCTGAGAGAAAGCCCGGAGGATATTTAGATGTAATATAGAAGAGGAAAGCCGAAGGAAAAAGATGTCGTGTAGGCAAAGAAGGATGAAAAGGACTGCGGGAGGGATTGCTTTCCTACTGTGTAAAGGTTCtccgatgttgttgttgttgtttggggaAATTGTTGGGGCGAGAAGTGATCGCCGATATAAGaagggggggaaagaagatgGAGGAAGTCTTATTCCATGAAACTCCTCCGGGAGTTATCCAGTTGAAAGTGTAGGGTCCTATTGAGATCtattgatgtgtgtgtgtctgtgtggcgGATATATATCTGTTGGGCGGGGCTACACAGATGTAGAATTCTTTATgggtaaaatatatattttttttaggggggtgTATGAACGAATGGCGTGTCTTGTGGCAGTGAAATcgtcttaattgattttttaaattcatgagCTTGATAGAAGAGGAAAAGTTTTATCAGTGTCGTTGATTGAACTCAGGTTAACACTTGTATCCGATCGATGCCACGTATGTTGGAATGTGAACTTAAGCTTATCACCTTCGAGACGGCTACTCATTTAATACCcattaatattttctttccaagGTAACCCAAGTTCATTTGTTGTATTTCGGTCTCAACATAAATTTTCGTCCTTTTTCCTTAATAGGTGGAAGGGGGAAATTTAGAATGACCAATATACTCAAAATGTTATGGATACACTCAGTATTTAACTAATAGAAATTTAATTACTTAACCGTGCTTTCGTAGCTAGGTTGACATGTGAAGCGTTGTGAGTTAACTCGTCGCATTGGTCAATTTCTTGCACATATCCATTAACTCTTTTGACTGAAACTGATAGTTGCGCTAGTAAAGAACCGTGTTCATTCATCAGAATTAAAATCGAACTACATTTAAAGTTTGATTGGAAGTCATTCAAGTTATAGGCCTACGGTTATCAGAAGTTTTTCCTTGGGAGAGTCGTAAAACAGGAACGAGGCCTCTCGTAAGCGGCATTCACTTAACgattgcaaaacaaaatttagctttcaaaattttattttaaaatacgtACAAACGAATTGCTTTGTataacttttttgttctttttacaACTTTCGTGCAGTCATTGCAAGACGCCTAAAATGCCGTAGGCACTGTAGCAAAGGTTTGCGGTACCACGTGAAATTACGTattgaaattttggttttcggGCTATTGAATCATAACGCGTGACtaacggtaattttttaatcgtgaacTTGACAAGTACGGCGGTATATTAATTAGTTTCGTTAAATTGGTAAATACTAACTGTAGAGTTTAGTCGACACTGTGCGTTGATTTCCACAACATTGATGAACTTGGGTTACATGTCGAAGGGGTGTTATAAACCCCGAAtttatcgttttttgtttagtaTTGCAAAACTCAGTGTTGATATTGCTTCAGTAACGTCACAACATGTTCCCTTGATTTAAATGCAAGGTAAATGGTGTGAGTTATGGAGGGAGCCTTATCTATCAGGTTCAGGACTTCAGCTATTTTATTCAAACAGAATTCTTAAccttctcttctctcctaATTGGACTGGTGAATTCCAGTAACTGCACTCGCTACGTTACAATCACTTCTTAGTATCTAGTCCTTTAATGCAACATACAATAAATAGTTGCGCTGTTAACGAATCGTGTTCACAGTTCACAGTGAAATCAAACTACATATGTGGTTTGATTGGAAGCCATTGAAGAAATTAGCAACATccgacatttttctttgggaaaattgtaaaagaaaCACAAGGCTCATGAGTGGCATTTACTTggcaattgaaaacaaaaattcactttcaaaattttatctaAAAAAGTACCCTCTTTAACTTGTTCATTC
This region includes:
- the LOC124336991 gene encoding acetylcholine receptor subunit alpha-L1-like isoform X2; its protein translation is MDSKLNWEPDEYGGVEQLIVPSELLWLPDILLYNNADGEYVVTTMTKAILHYDGHVKWNPPAIFKSYCEIDVEWFPFDTQTCFLKFGPWSHNGLQMDLRHINSSDNLVEIGINLKDYYPSVEWDIISVPAERHEKFYECCPNEFYPDIFFNMTLRRKTLFYTVNLIIPCVGISCLSILVFYLPADSGEKVALCISILLSQTMFFLLISEIIPSTSLAVPLLGKYLLFTMFLVGLSVLITIVILNMHYRKPSTHKMAPWVRRIFIHRLPKILLMRVPKRVNEEVEERMKYIANRRLNSKDGRRWSRRVNYGSQLLCEIINFNNLPPPPSPPPPPPPPPPVPANLRDMGQLGRRKRYPLELQKAIRDVQFIRNHMKRRDEYDAEDKDWGFIAMVLDRLFLWLYTIASVIGSFVILLTAPALYDDSSDMAIKYSLVAQQLYGIPDF
- the LOC124336991 gene encoding acetylcholine receptor subunit alpha-L1-like isoform X1; this encodes MLWGRHSCRTASSHYYLSTVCSSLILAVTLVVNFCPAGANPDAKRLYDDLLSHYNRLIRPVSNNSEVVTVRLGLHLSQLIDLDLKNQILTTNVWVEHDWMDSKLNWEPDEYGGVEQLIVPSELLWLPDILLYNNADGEYVVTTMTKAILHYDGHVKWNPPAIFKSYCEIDVEWFPFDTQTCFLKFGPWSHNGLQMDLRHINSSDNLVEIGINLKDYYPSVEWDIISVPAERHEKFYECCPNEFYPDIFFNMTLRRKTLFYTVNLIIPCVGISCLSILVFYLPADSGEKVALCISILLSQTMFFLLISEIIPSTSLAVPLLGKYLLFTMFLVGLSVLITIVILNMHYRKPSTHKMAPWVRRIFIHRLPKILLMRVPKRVNEEVEERMKYIANRRLNSKDGRRWSRRVNYGSQLLCEIINFNNLPPPPSPPPPPPPPPPVPANLRDMGQLGRRKRYPLELQKAIRDVQFIRNHMKRRDEYDAEDKDWGFIAMVLDRLFLWLYTIASVIGSFVILLTAPALYDDSSDMAIKYSLVAQQLYGIPDF